In Primulina huaijiensis isolate GDHJ02 chromosome 16, ASM1229523v2, whole genome shotgun sequence, a single genomic region encodes these proteins:
- the LOC140961907 gene encoding uncharacterized protein, with translation MASYTDRSSSGSSSIISTTTFMPGRIVIAFDATKNRNFQELKDIIAHIRMRRDMIQEADSITVFGVLHKVLHPMGFQIQIGSNSFVGTHARAIKEDASRNVDAYVGMLQRSVVEYESEGVEIEVKIAVGAPIEKVVVQEIVSSNATWAILDRQLRMELRFYLKHIPCKVAMVLDNLSLEVVRPYESDKFKEIIKHKLLYSLSKPVLLRPSQDNESDKNSVISLSMDSPRSSNAPGSASSSMSHFKDKKSFLQGSSYEHENGYDSPQVIVEQRSLENYSESPAFATTRKSKMRHNSMGCNYSEIQEATDNFSKENLLGEGGYGVVYKGQHQNGQLMVAKVKTEARTESFAEFQSEIDVLISARHKNIVMLLGHCYEENLSILVYEYVTNKSLQWHLFDNTEHVLEWKQRQSIAIGTAKGLRFLHEECRGSPIIHRDVRPSNILLNQDFVPLLGDCNIAKWKTKTIHFHGLIYLAPEYRENGICSTCIDVYAFGIILIQMISGRRDVVPTRDNQQRSLKQWALPLIRKLALAELVDPRLGSSYSTHELCQMAAVAYLCVQTKPAMRPTMGEVLHLLEGESDRLRHFTEQLMLHLDNIQRDRLS, from the exons ATGGCATCATACACGGACAGGAGTAGCAGTGGCAGTAGTAGTATTATTAGTACCACCACTTTCATGCCAGGGCGGATAGTTATTGCCTTCGATGCCACAAAAAATCGCAAttttcaggagttgaaagatattATTGCTCATATTCGTATGCGGCGTGACATGATTCAAGAAGCGGATAGCATTACCGTGTTTGGAGTGTTGCATAAAGTACTGCACCCCA TGggttttcaaattcaaattggCTCCAATTCTTTTGTTGGAACTCATGCTCGTGCGATCAAAGAAGATGCATCAAGAAATGTTGATGCATATGTTGGCATGCTCCAGCGCAGTGTAGTAGAATATGAAAGTGAAGGG GTTGAAATTGAAGTCAAAATTGCTGTTGGTGCTCCAATAGAAAAGGTTGTCGTGCAAGAAATCGTATCTTCAAATGCAACATGGGCTATACTTGACAG GCAGCTAAGAATGGAATTGAGGTTTTATCTTAAGCACATACCTTGCAAGGTCGCTATGGTCCTTGATAACTTGTCTTTGGAGGTTGTGAGACCATATGAATCAGACAAGTTTAAGGAAATTATCAAGCACAAGCTGCTTTACTCGCTGTCAAAGCCTGTTCTACTTCGACCCTCTCAAGACAACGAGAGTGACAAGAACTCCGTTATTTCTCTATCCATGGATTCCCCCAGAAGCTCCAATGCTCCCGGTTCAGCATCATCATCCATGTCGCACTTCAAGGATAAAAAATCTTTCTTGCAAG GCAGCTCCTATGAACATGAAAATGGATACGACTCTCCGCAAGTGATAGTAGAGCAAAGAAGCCTTGAGAATTATTCTGAATCGCCTGCTTTTGCCACTACTAGGAAGTCGAAAATGAGGCACAATTCAATGGGATGTAATTATTCTGAAATACAGGAGGCAACAGATAATTTTTCCAAAGAGAATTTACTTGGAGAAGGTGGATATGGAGTAGTGTATAAAGGACAGCATCAAAATGGGCAGCTCATGGTTGCGAAGGTGAAAACTGAAGCAAGGACAGAAAGTTTTGCAGAATTTCAGTCTGAAATAGATGTCCTCATCTCTGCACGTCACAAGAACATTGTGATGCTTCTCGGTCATTGTTACGAGGAAAACCTTAGCATATTGGTTTATGAATATGTCACCAATAAATCGCTGCAGTGGCACTTATTTG ATAATACAGAGCATGTTCTTGAATGGAAACAGAGACAATCTATCGCCATTGGAACTGCAAAAGGGCTGCGTTTTCTGCATGAAGAGTGTCGAGGTTCTCCTATCATTCATCGGGATGTGAGGCCAAGTAATATATTACTCAACCAGGACTTTGTTCCCTTG CTGGGAGACTGCAACATAGCGAAGTGGAAAACGAAAACTATACATTTTCACGGTCTCAT ATATCTAGCGCCAGAGTATAGGGAAAATGGGATTTGTTCTACGTGCATAGATGTCTATGCTTTTGGAATTATTCTGATACAAATGATATCGGGACGTAGAGATGTGGTTCCGACGAGAGACAACCAACAAAGGTCTCTTAAACAGTGG GCTTTGCCATTAATTCGGAAACTGGCATTAGCAGAGCTTGTTGATCCTCGTCTTGGGAGCTCGTACAGCACACACGAACTCTGCCAAATGGCTGCTGTAGCATACTTATGTGTTCAAACCAAACCTGCAATGCGGCCAACAATGGGAGAG GTGTTGCACCTTCTTGAAGGGGAGAGCGATCGTCTACGCCACTTTACCGAGCAGCTGATGCTCCATCTTGACAACATACAGAGAGACCGACTTAGCTGA
- the LOC140960676 gene encoding putative pentatricopeptide repeat-containing protein At1g77010, mitochondrial translates to MSVQDLQSCARLLNSLNTHDSITRGQQLHLLFIKKGVLSSTLSIANRLLQMYGRCGGIDYARRLFDEMTQRNLFSWNTLLEGYAKDGHKTGMLDVFSSMPEKNEFSWNAVISGLAKVGELDVVRRLFNEMPWKNGIAWNTMIHGYARNGQPNMALGFFKEFLKWEALKTGGVSSLDPFVLATVVGACTELGGLDLGKQVHARMIVDYIEFDSVMESSLVNMYAKCGDLDSASHLLNVMEDPDDYSLSSLIAVYANCGRMNDARRIFELKFSPCAVLWNSLISGYIANDDSMEALLLFNNMHKKGILGDLSTVSCVLRACGSVGILKNGMQLHAHAHKLGTLYDLVVASSLVDAYAKCGSHSDSCKLFGELETHDTVLLNSMITIYCNCDRIEEAKCIFVDIKSKSLISWNSMIIGLTQNGRPIEALNLFCKMNETNWRMDSFTLSGAISACASIPSLELGEQVFARATIIGVDLDQVIATSLVDFYCKCGLVDSGRKIFDGIMKFDAVLWNSLLMGYATNGHGIEALNLFREMRREGVSPTELTFTAVLSACDHCGLVKEGKNWFHRMKFEYHIDPGIEHYSCMVDLLARAGFLEEAINLINEMPFHSDSDMWSAILRGCITNGDKSLSNKVAERIIALDPHNSDALVQLSGLLASGGDWEKSALVRRVMKDIKIQKNPGRSWCNV, encoded by the coding sequence ATGAGCGTTCAAGATTTGCAGTCGTGTGCCCGTTTACTCAATTCGTTGAACACCCACGATTCCATTACGCGTGGGCAGCAGCTTCACCTTCTCTTCATAAAAAAGGGTGTTCTGTCTTCCACTCTCTCCATTGCCAATCGCCTCCTGCAAATGTACGGCAGATGTGGAGGAATAGATTATGCTCGGCGgttgtttgatgaaatgaccCAGAGGAATTTGTTCTCTTGGAATACCCTTCTCGAAGGTTATGCGAAGGACGGGCATAAAACTGGGATGCTGGACGTTTTTTCCTCAATGCCTGAGAAAAATGAGTTCTCTTGGAACGCAGTCATTTCGGGTTTGGCAAAAGTGGGTGAGTTGGATGTTGTGCGGCGGTTGTTTAATGAAATGCCGTGGAAGAATGGCATTGCATGGAATACAATGATTCACGGGTATGCGAGGAATGGACAACCAAACATGGCTTTGGGCTTTTTTAAAGAGTTTTTAAAGTGGGAAGCACTCAAAACGGGTGGTGTTTCGAGCTTAGATCCGTTTGTTTTGGCAACTGTAGTAGGAGCCTGCACAGAGTTGGGAGGCCTTGATTTAGGGAAGCAGGTTCATGCTAGAATGATAGTTGATTACATTGAATTTGATTCGGTCATGGAGAGTTCTCTAGTTAACATGTATGCAAAATGTGGTGACTTAGATAGCGCGAGTCATCTTTTGAATGTCATGGAGGATCCAGATGATTATTCCCTGTCATCTTTAATAGCAGTATATGCAAATTGTGGTAGGATGAATGATGCAAGAAGGATATTTGAACTTAAGTTTAGTCCTTGTGCTGTGTTATGGAATTCTTTGATTTCAGGATATATTGCTAATGACGATTCCATGGAGGCTTTGTTATTATTCAACAATATGCACAAAAAGGGTATTTTGGGAGACTTGTCTACTGTGTCTTGTGTTCTAAGGGCCTGTGGTAGTGTAGGTATTCTTAAAAATGGAATGCAACTACATGCTCATGCTCATAAGTTAGGAACTTTATATGACCTTGTTGTTGCGAGTTCTCTCGTTGATGCGTATGCAAAGTGTGGGAGTCACAGCGATTCTTGCAAGCTATTTGGTGAACTTGAAACTCATGATACTGTTTTACTGAATTCTATGATCACTATATACTGTAATTGCGATAGAATCGAGGAAGCAAAGTGCATTTTCGTTGACATTAAATCGAAAAGCTTGATCTCATGGAATTCCATGATCATTGGTTTGACTCAAAATGGCCGTCCAATTGAAGCATTAAATCTCTTTTGCAAGATGAATGAGACCAACTGGAGAATGGATAGTTTCACCCTCTCTGGTGCCATTAGTGCATGTGCCAGTATTCCATCTCTTGAACTTGGTGAACAGGTTTTTGCTAGAGCTACCATCATTGGTGTGGATCTTGATCAGGTCATAGCTACCTCCCTCGTTGACTTCTATTGCAAGTGTGGTCTTGTTGACTCCGGTCGAAAAATTTTtgatggaataatgaaatttgaTGCAGTTCTATGGAATTCTTTGTTGATGGGTTATGCTACGAACGGTCATGGAATTGAAGCACTAAATCTATTTCGTGAAATGAGACGAGAAGGTGTTTCCCCCACCGAACTCACATTTACTGCAGTTTTATCTGCTTGTGATCATTGTGGACTCGTGAAAGAAGGAAAGAACTGGTTCCACAGAATGAAATTCGAGTATCATATCGATCCTGGGATCGAACATTACTCCTGCATGGTTGATCTTCTTGCAAGGGCAGGTTTTCTTGAAGAAGCTATTAATCTTATTAATGAGATGCCATTTCATTCTGACTCAGATATGTGGTCAGCGATTTTAAGAGGGTGCATAACAAATGGAGATAAGTCTCTTTCCAACAAAGTAGCCGAGAGAATTATTGCACTAGATCCGCATAATTCAGATGCTCTTGTACAATTATCGGGCCTATTAGCTTCAGGAGGAGACTGGGAAAAATCGGCACTGGTGAGACGGGTGATGAAAGAcattaaaatccaaaaaaatccGGGCAGAAGCTGGTGTAATGTCTAA